In a single window of the Caproicibacterium sp. BJN0003 genome:
- the groL gene encoding chaperonin GroEL (60 kDa chaperone family; promotes refolding of misfolded polypeptides especially under stressful conditions; forms two stacked rings of heptamers to form a barrel-shaped 14mer; ends can be capped by GroES; misfolded proteins enter the barrel where they are refolded when GroES binds): protein MAKQIIYGEDARKALMRGIDQLSDTVKITLGPKGRNVVLDKKFGAPLITNDGVTIAKEIELDDPYENMGAQLVKEVATKTNDVAGDGTTTATLLAQALIREGMKNVTAGANPMVIRKGMQTAVDTAVAAVKKNSKKVDGSADIARVATVSSSNEQVGKLIAEAMEKVTNDGVITVEESKTAETYSEVVEGMMFDRGYVSPYLVTDTDKMVADLDDPYLIITDKKVSSFQEILPLLEKVVNTGKKFLIIADDVEGDALTNLLLNKLRGTLNCCAVKAPGFGDRRKEMLQDIATLTGGKVISSDLGVDFKDVDLSMLGRARQVKVDKENTIIVGGNGDSAEIKARVDQIRAQIEKTTSDFDREKLQERLAKLAGGVAVIKVGAATEIEMKEKKLRIEDALAATKAAVEEGIVAGGGVALINAIPEVEKLLKKTQGDEKTGVSIVLKALEEPIRQIATNAGVEGSVIVENIRRENKTGYGYNALTGEYGDMITFGVVDPTKVTRSALQNAASVAMTVLTTESLVADKKEPAPAAAPAAPEMGGGMY, encoded by the coding sequence ATGGCAAAACAGATTATTTATGGAGAAGATGCCCGCAAAGCTTTAATGCGCGGCATTGATCAGTTGTCCGATACGGTAAAAATTACATTAGGCCCCAAGGGCCGCAACGTTGTGCTGGATAAAAAATTCGGCGCACCGCTTATCACCAATGATGGTGTAACAATTGCCAAGGAGATCGAGTTGGACGATCCTTATGAGAATATGGGTGCTCAGCTCGTTAAGGAAGTTGCTACAAAGACAAATGATGTTGCAGGCGATGGTACCACCACTGCAACGCTGCTTGCACAAGCGCTGATTCGTGAGGGCATGAAGAACGTAACCGCAGGAGCCAATCCAATGGTCATTCGTAAGGGAATGCAGACCGCAGTTGATACGGCAGTTGCCGCTGTTAAGAAAAACAGCAAAAAGGTTGACGGCAGCGCCGATATCGCCCGTGTTGCAACGGTTTCTTCCAGTAATGAGCAAGTTGGCAAACTGATTGCCGAAGCTATGGAAAAGGTTACAAATGATGGAGTCATCACAGTCGAAGAGAGCAAGACTGCCGAAACCTACAGCGAAGTTGTAGAAGGCATGATGTTTGACCGCGGCTATGTTTCTCCTTATCTTGTCACCGATACCGACAAGATGGTAGCTGATTTGGATGATCCTTATTTGATCATTACCGACAAGAAGGTTTCTTCTTTCCAGGAGATTCTGCCGTTGCTTGAGAAAGTCGTTAATACCGGCAAGAAATTCCTGATTATTGCGGATGATGTTGAGGGCGATGCTCTGACGAACCTGCTTCTTAATAAACTGCGCGGCACTTTAAACTGCTGTGCCGTTAAGGCCCCAGGCTTTGGCGATCGCCGCAAGGAAATGCTGCAGGATATTGCAACGTTGACCGGTGGCAAAGTGATCTCCAGTGATTTGGGCGTTGACTTTAAAGATGTTGATCTCTCTATGCTGGGTCGTGCCCGTCAGGTGAAAGTCGACAAAGAGAATACAATTATTGTTGGCGGCAACGGCGACAGTGCAGAGATTAAAGCTCGCGTTGATCAGATCCGTGCTCAGATTGAAAAGACAACTTCAGACTTCGACCGTGAGAAGCTGCAGGAGCGCCTCGCAAAATTAGCTGGCGGCGTTGCAGTAATCAAGGTTGGTGCTGCTACCGAAATTGAAATGAAGGAAAAGAAACTCCGCATTGAAGATGCTCTGGCCGCTACCAAAGCAGCTGTGGAAGAGGGCATCGTCGCAGGCGGCGGTGTTGCTCTGATCAATGCAATTCCGGAAGTCGAAAAACTGCTCAAGAAGACACAGGGAGACGAGAAGACCGGTGTTTCTATTGTCCTCAAAGCTTTGGAAGAGCCGATTCGTCAGATCGCAACGAATGCAGGAGTAGAAGGCTCCGTTATCGTTGAAAATATTCGCCGTGAGAATAAGACCGGTTATGGATATAATGCTTTGACCGGCGAATATGGCGATATGATTACTTTTGGTGTCGTTGACCCGACAAAGGTTACCCGTTCTGCTCTGCAGAATGCTGCTTCTGTTGCAATGACTGTTCTGACAACCGAGTCTTTGGTTGCTGATAAGAAAGAGCCTGCTCCGGCAGCTGCTCCGGCTGCACCTGAAATGGGCGGCGGAATGTACTAA
- a CDS encoding phosphate ABC transporter substrate-binding protein, whose translation MKKMVGFILSVLLVSSTLAGCGQNTASGSSTASGAASTTASKSGAADISGTITGSGSSALLPLAQDAAKAFKGKYPNVSITLNAGGSGDGLKQVSDGSVNIGNSDVEAASKLTADQAKELVDHKVCVVTMAPIVNKDVGITNLTKEQLISIFTAQITNWKDVGGPDEAIVLVTRPTTSGTRALFTQYALNGNQEASNAALETDNSGTLMKSVEENKGAIGYVALSYLVGDNANQVTAVAIDGAAPTLENTYNGKYPVWGYEHMYTKGEATGAVKEYLDFICSDEYGQKMEQLGYGITAKMDSSVTSSRDAAAK comes from the coding sequence ATGAAAAAAATGGTTGGCTTTATATTATCGGTTTTACTGGTATCTTCTACTTTAGCTGGATGCGGTCAAAACACTGCATCGGGAAGCAGTACAGCTTCTGGAGCAGCAAGCACTACAGCGTCAAAATCAGGAGCGGCGGATATTAGCGGAACCATTACAGGATCTGGATCAAGCGCCCTTTTGCCGTTGGCACAGGATGCTGCAAAGGCATTCAAAGGGAAATATCCAAATGTTTCAATTACCCTGAATGCCGGAGGCTCCGGAGACGGATTAAAGCAGGTTTCTGATGGATCCGTCAACATCGGAAATTCCGATGTTGAAGCCGCGTCGAAATTAACGGCTGATCAGGCGAAAGAATTGGTGGATCATAAAGTCTGCGTTGTTACAATGGCGCCGATTGTTAACAAGGATGTCGGAATTACAAACTTGACAAAAGAACAGTTGATTTCTATTTTTACCGCTCAAATCACCAACTGGAAAGACGTTGGCGGCCCAGATGAAGCGATCGTGCTGGTGACCCGTCCGACTACCTCCGGAACGAGAGCTTTATTTACGCAATATGCACTAAATGGCAATCAGGAAGCCAGCAATGCTGCACTTGAAACCGATAATTCCGGTACTCTTATGAAATCGGTGGAAGAAAATAAAGGGGCCATCGGATATGTGGCACTGAGCTATTTAGTTGGAGACAATGCAAATCAGGTAACAGCGGTTGCAATCGACGGAGCTGCACCAACTTTGGAAAACACTTATAACGGAAAATATCCGGTTTGGGGATATGAGCACATGTATACCAAAGGGGAAGCTACCGGTGCAGTAAAAGAATATCTCGACTTTATTTGCTCGGATGAGTACGGCCAGAAGATGGAACAACTTGGTTATGGTATTACTGCTAAAATGGATTCATCGGTTACCTCCAGCCGTGATGCTGCAGCTAAATAA
- the pstC gene encoding phosphate ABC transporter permease subunit PstC: protein MNKRISGHIRKEYAGRTVVTIFGVFMIAVTFAIGIFLSAKGIGTFVQYQHSVSEFLFSSNWSPMDDFIGGGHVGAAIFIVGSLATCGLALVIAVPFSLVSAIFITEIAPDFGKNFFRPAIEIFVGIPSVVYGWVGLSVLVPTIRTVFHQPMGYGVLASAIVLAVMIFPSITTVAADAIQSVPDSYREAAYGMGSTRWQTIYRIVVPNARSGILTGIILGLARAFGEALAVAMVIGQMKAFPKSIFSPTSNLTATIASNMGGAAEGGEYNTALWTMALLLFLISLLFIFLIHLISSRKEKINAQ, encoded by the coding sequence ATGAATAAAAGAATTTCGGGGCATATCCGAAAGGAATATGCAGGGCGAACCGTTGTAACTATTTTCGGCGTTTTTATGATTGCAGTAACCTTTGCAATCGGAATTTTTCTTTCTGCAAAGGGAATAGGAACCTTTGTCCAATATCAACATTCGGTTAGTGAGTTTCTTTTTTCCTCAAACTGGAGTCCGATGGATGATTTTATAGGAGGCGGTCACGTCGGTGCTGCAATCTTTATTGTTGGTTCACTTGCTACCTGTGGACTGGCGCTGGTGATTGCGGTCCCCTTTAGCTTAGTCTCTGCAATTTTTATTACCGAAATTGCGCCGGATTTTGGGAAAAATTTTTTTCGACCGGCCATTGAAATCTTTGTCGGAATTCCATCTGTCGTTTATGGATGGGTCGGACTTTCCGTCTTAGTCCCAACAATTCGAACGGTTTTTCATCAGCCAATGGGATATGGCGTCCTTGCTTCTGCAATCGTTTTGGCAGTGATGATTTTTCCATCCATTACAACAGTGGCAGCCGATGCAATTCAAAGCGTCCCGGACAGTTATCGGGAAGCGGCCTATGGGATGGGTTCCACACGCTGGCAGACCATTTATCGAATTGTCGTCCCCAATGCACGGTCCGGAATCCTGACAGGAATTATTCTCGGCCTTGCACGCGCCTTTGGAGAAGCTCTTGCAGTTGCGATGGTGATCGGCCAAATGAAAGCTTTTCCAAAATCGATTTTTTCACCGACTTCAAACCTTACCGCGACAATCGCTTCTAATATGGGAGGTGCTGCTGAGGGCGGAGAATATAATACGGCACTTTGG